The Canis lupus familiaris isolate Mischka breed German Shepherd chromosome 5, alternate assembly UU_Cfam_GSD_1.0, whole genome shotgun sequence region ATTCCTGGGCGCCTCgtcacttcccccccccccccccccccgcgttgGTGAATCGAGCGAACTCACTGAGCAACCAACCGGCCGAGCTATGACCGCAggggcgctgctgctgctgctgggggcgTTGGGGGTGCCACTCGCCCCGGGTACGTCTGAGCCTctcggggcgggcggcgggggggcagTGACGGGCAGGGGTCGTGGCCGGTTACGGTGGCTTTACTGGTTGCTCTTCTCCTCCAGGCGCCCGCGGCACGGAGGTGGAGGGCCGGCTCCGCGAGAAGCTTTTCTTGGGCTACGACAGCTCGGTGCGGCCGGCGCGGGAGGTGGGGGATAGCGTGGGGGTCAGTGTCGGCCTCAGCCTGGCGCAACTCATCAGCCTGGTGAGGGCGCGCGCGGGGGTTGAGCTCGGGCCCTAGGACCGGCGGGGGGCGTGGCGGGGGCGTGGCTGGGCCTGGGGCGGAGCCAGGCCGGGAGATGGACGGGCAGTTGGCAGACCCCATTGGGTGGACGTCGGACCAATGGACGAGCCGTGGGCGTGGCTTCTGGACCGGCTGCGGGTGGAACCGGGGCTGCCGCCCTGGACTGGCTGGGGGGCGGGTCCCGGGTCGGGGTCGCAGGCTGGGGCGGAGCTTGCGGCCGCATCGGGTCGGGAAATAACGGCGGGCGGAGATGCAGGGTTGGGTGATTTACGGGCTgtgggtgggggccggggggcggcctGGTAGTTGGATTGGCTGGCGGTGTAGACCGCCGGAAGTTTCTGAGATAGAGGTGGGGCTTACACCATGCAGCATCCAGGAGGCGGGGCTTGTAGCCAAGAAAGGGGGACTCAGAAAAAGAGGGATTTCCAGTGAGAGCTTGACCCGCGGAGCcccttcatttctttctagtCACATCCCCTCTactctttttaaacttttccctTCTAGAACGAGAAGGATGAGGAGATGAGCACAAAGGTGTACTTAGACCTGGTATGCAGACCCCCGCGGGGTGGGAAAGGGCGTCCCGCTGCCTTTACAATTTCCTCCAATGTCCGCCTCAGTAAGAGTATTTTCTTGCACCAGGACCTCGGAAAATATAAGAGAGACAGAAACTTCAGGAAACAATACCTATCTTTACTATGAGAGTTGCATCCCATGCTTTTCTTATTCTACTTTAACACTTTTGGGGGGCCACTAATTTGATTCCCTACCCACTAAAGGGTCACGAactgcagtttgaaaaacaccgtTTTCGTGGCTAACTAGTGCACCCTCCTCGTTTTTAGACCCAAAATTTGGGGCCCAGCTCGAGGGAAGGGGAAATTAGCTGATGGGATCCCAACGAGTAAACGTGCAGCCGTAATCAGAACTCCGACTTCCAGAACCACAGCCCAAGCCTGCCGGCTCCCCTCTTTTGtactccctccccagctccctctggACATCCCACGTCCCCTTCCAGGCTCAATCCTGGACAGCCCCTCAGCCTCTGCTTCCACAGGAGTGGACTGACTACAGGCTGAGCTGGGACCCTGCAGAGTACGAGGGTATCGATTCACTCCGCATAACGGCTGGATCCGTGTGGCTTCCAGACGTGGTGCTCCTGAACAAGTAGGGTCCTCCGCGAGACTGAGGGAGTGGGCGGGGTCTCCAGGGGGAGGGTCCGGGTCCAGGCCGAGCCCATTCCTCACCCGCAGCAACGACGGCAATTTCGACGTTGCTCTGGACTTGAACGTCGTGGTGTCCTCAGACGGCTCCGTGCGCTGGCAGCCTCCAGGCCTCTACCGTAGCAGCTGCagcatccaggtgccccggggACTCCCCCTGGGAACCCTGCCTCTCCTGAAACACTGACTCCGCAAAAACCCCATAAGCCTCCCATCGCTCCCGCCCTCCTGATTTTGCATGATTTCATCTTCTCTGTCCACTGTCACTGACATGCAGTGTTTCTCAGCGACCCCGTTTCCATTGCCCGTGGGCTCCCCTAATAACCTTCCAATTCCTCTGACCCTACTTCTCTGTTACCTGCCTACTGACCTCCCAAAGCCCCCAGCCGTGAACAGCTCTCTGGCAGCTCTGGTGACTCCCCCCTCCATCCAGGTCACCTACTTCCCCTTCGACTGGCAGAACTGCACCATGGTGTTCAGCTCCTACAGCTATGACAGCTCAGAGGTCAGCCTGCACACGGGCTTGGGTCCTGACAGGCAGGAGCTGCAGGAAGTGCACATTCATGAAGGGACCTTCATTGGTGAGTGGCTGTGGCTCCCACGTCCATGGGCTTTATGATGTCAGTTTCTAACAGGCTGACAAATATCCTCCTTCAGCAATGCCCAGGACAACCCTGTGGGGTGGGCAAGATGAGTGAGAATCTACATTTTGCAGATATGGAAATGGAGatgtggggtgcttgggtggctcagcggttgggcggctgccttcagttcagggcgtgaccccggggtcccaggatcgagtccctcattgggttcccctcagggagcctgcttctccctctgcctgtgtctctgcttctctgtgtgtgtctcttgtgaataaatcaataacatcttaaaaagggaaaaagaaatggagactcGTTCAAGTTCACCAGAGATGGGCTACCCAGCCCAGTGTCCACAGGCTAATGCCTCATCACATCAGCCCCTCGGGTCAAGGATGTGCCAGAACAAAGCCAGATCTGGCAGCAGTAAGGACAGGTTTCACATGTGCATCCCTgacttccctcctcccctctgcttcctCGCAGAGAATGGCCAGTGGGAAATTATCCACAAGCCTTCCCGGCTAGTGCAGCCTCCGGTGGATCCTAGGCGGGGCGGGGAAGGACAGCGGCAAGAAGTCACCTTCTACCTCATCATCCGCAGGAAGCCTCTCTTCTACCTGGTCAACGTCATTGCCCCTTGCATCCTCATCACCCTCCTGGCCATCTTCGTCTTCTACCTGCCACCAGATGCAGGTAAGGGAGGGAgaggcccccagccctgccttttCACCGCTTGtacagcttcttcctctccaccctGAATCCAGGCAAGGGTTTTGGCCAACGCCATCAAGGGTGGTTTGAAGGTCATCCTGCCCAGGTTTTCCCTTCTATCAGGGTCTCCTCCTAGGATCCAGGTTTCCCCTCCCACCTCAGGCTGGGCCTCCCCTCTACTGCCCTCTTCTCTCCATCCCGGGAGCTCCTGAACTCTTCCCTTCAGAATCCTAAGATCTCATCCTTGGGACCAACAAACTACTGGAGTTAGAACAACCCTCCTTTTCCCCATTCCTGGTAGcctccccacccgcctcccccaTTTTTTCAGCCACCTGCTAGTCCCTTGGCCTCTTATCTTCCTTGGAAATaatagcaacatttttccagGAGGCAGCATAATGTAGTCACAGagtaaccttgggcaaattccttCGTATGAGTCCCTACTTAATaggattattttgaggattaattgAGTTTCTTAGAACTACACCTGGTACCAAGTAAGTTCTATATAAGTGTTGGTATTAGTTTTATTATGTGTGAGCACTTGCGGTAAGTAGTACAATTAGCATGTTACATGCATTaactcctttatttccttttttaagatttatttatttattttagagctgaggggagggaagggcagagggagagagagactctcaagcagactctgcgttgagcacagagccagaagcagggcttgatctcatgacccagagactgcgaccccagccaaaaccaag contains the following coding sequences:
- the CHRNB1 gene encoding acetylcholine receptor subunit beta isoform X1 yields the protein MTAGALLLLLGALGVPLAPGARGTEVEGRLREKLFLGYDSSVRPAREVGDSVGVSVGLSLAQLISLNEKDEEMSTKVYLDLEWTDYRLSWDPAEYEGIDSLRITAGSVWLPDVVLLNNNDGNFDVALDLNVVVSSDGSVRWQPPGLYRSSCSIQVTYFPFDWQNCTMVFSSYSYDSSEVSLHTGLGPDRQELQEVHIHEGTFIENGQWEIIHKPSRLVQPPVDPRRGGEGQRQEVTFYLIIRRKPLFYLVNVIAPCILITLLAIFVFYLPPDAGEKMGLSIFALLTLTVFLLLLADKVPETSLSVPIIIKYLMFTMILVTFSVILSVVVLNLHHRSPHTHQMPTWVRQIFIHKLPLYLGLKRPKPERDLMPEPPPVALRDSPGSGWGRGTDEYFIRKPLNDFLFPKPNRFQPELSAPDLRRLVDGPNPAVGLPPELREVVSSISYIARQLQEQEDHDALKEDWQFVAMVVDRLFLWTFIIFTSVGTLVIFLDASYHLPPADPFP
- the CHRNB1 gene encoding acetylcholine receptor subunit beta isoform X2, with product MTAGALLLLLGALGVPLAPGARGTEVEGRLREKLFLGYDSSVRPAREVGDSVGNEKDEEMSTKVYLDLEWTDYRLSWDPAEYEGIDSLRITAGSVWLPDVVLLNNNDGNFDVALDLNVVVSSDGSVRWQPPGLYRSSCSIQVTYFPFDWQNCTMVFSSYSYDSSEVSLHTGLGPDRQELQEVHIHEGTFIENGQWEIIHKPSRLVQPPVDPRRGGEGQRQEVTFYLIIRRKPLFYLVNVIAPCILITLLAIFVFYLPPDAGEKMGLSIFALLTLTVFLLLLADKVPETSLSVPIIIKYLMFTMILVTFSVILSVVVLNLHHRSPHTHQMPTWVRQIFIHKLPLYLGLKRPKPERDLMPEPPPVALRDSPGSGWGRGTDEYFIRKPLNDFLFPKPNRFQPELSAPDLRRLVDGPNPAVGLPPELREVVSSISYIARQLQEQEDHDALKEDWQFVAMVVDRLFLWTFIIFTSVGTLVIFLDASYHLPPADPFP